tatttataaattttgagtTTCTTTTCTAAGATAATTTATCATATACGAGTTTTAAATACTGccgagtgaaaaaaaaaaaaaaagaaaagaaagaaagctgAGATTGTCTTCAGACACAATATAAAGGAATTTTATCATTTGACAATTTGGGCTTacaaaactgtttttatttattacagACAAACTATGGAAAGCAAAGCAAAGAGCAGACAAGAGAATTTTGTCGACCTGCTACAAATAGATTTTATTGAAAAACTCACTTGATACTTgtttacagaaaaaaaaaaaaaaaaaatctctttggaccaaaaaataaaaactctcaCTTATTAATACTTTGAGAGCATGCTTTTAAGATCATCTGAAGCAAAACAGAACTTAATATGTGAAACTACCCAATTTTCTGTTGATGAAATATTTTTGCATCTCAATTTCTGGGAGATTCAGCCTCTTGGTTTCCCTTTTTACTTGAAATTCTTAGCCATCCTAAAATAGGCACTAGTGACTTCTTCATGGTCTTTTTAGTTGAGGGAGTTTCCTCTTTCGTAACAATGATCCTAGCCAATGAAGGAGGACTAGCAAATTTCACATATCTCTTCTTTCCAAACTCAGCATCGTCGTCGTCGTCATCATTATCATAATCAATAGTTCGGTTCTTCATCTCCATTTTGGTTGCATTTTCAATGAACTTGAGGTCTTCAATCTCAGgatcatcaataataataggTTGCTTCTTAAACATTTCCTTTGCCTTTAGCCATCGTAGCTCTTTCTTTGCTTGTTCTAGTTCTTCTCTAAGTGATCTCATGCAGTTTGCCATTAGTTCAGCTTCTTCTCTTGCTTTCTGGAGGCCAAGTTTCGTTTCCTCTAGCTCAGCTGTTAAAGCTCCCATTCTGGAATGTGAGTGCCCACTTTCACTTGCTTCAATCTAACAAGAAAACATGCATTTGCATATCAGATATATACAAGCTTTTAATTGGCCAGAAAATTCATCAACAACAAGAAAACAAACCTTTTTGAGTTTATTGGCAATCTCGCCAGCTAGAACTCGTTCTCCGAACAACATGACGGCATCTTTAACCGACCGGAAGGGTGGTCGGGTATCAATCTCAGCTCGTCCCATGACAACCAATTTGCCCTCTTCTTTGTCCATGCTTAGCAGGAGTAGTAGCTAGTGACAGAGATGGAGTTCCTTTTAAAACAAGCTGAGAAGGGGGAAAGAGTCGTTAGTTTAGTGATGGGGATGGTGAATTGTGCTTACTTAAAAGGAAGTTTAATTACGTAAAAAATCATGGGGTTTGAAGTCTGTTTCTTCGCGTCCACTTCACTGGAATGTTGTTATTTGAAGAGGATCAACTGATGGTAGTTGGAACATCCATGTTTGATATATATCTTTGTCCTTTTGATGATATTGTGTATATAAGCTTGAGTGCTCAGCACCATCCCTTGATTAGGACTTTCCTCCTTACCCACTCAAAAGGGGTCTCCCTGTCATTATCACAAGATTAGACTCTTTTATTTCTATCTTCCATTTTCCAAGCTTTTCATTATCAGAAGGTGAATGTAACTAAAAATAACAAAGGGTGTATTCAAAAATTTACATTtgatcattaattatttttaaagaataaagGATGCTTTCTCTATATGTGTGCTTCTCAAGGAGAAAGATAAAAAGAAACTCAATCTATGTGAATTCATTTCATCGCCATTAATTGCTGAGCCAaacttctttttattcttcttgtAAAAATACAtacgaattttaaaaaatcttttatttaacaaattttttttttcatttgattCCAATTAATGCTTGATTCAAACCCAGCACTACTGAATTTAGGCTTATTCATTACttccaaaaaaaattaaagctaaaaaagttaattaataaatttttattaatgttcAAATAGTAAATACTAAATATATGTAACAAAAATAGTAGGAAGTTtcttttcaataaatataatgGTTAAACAGAATGAAAGgattaaactgaaaaaaataataataaattaattatttttctttaatatatatatatatattgatattcagataagaaattatttaattatgttcATTTTTTCATGATCCAAAATATAAATCTAGCCGcacatattttattttgaatctaCCATTTGAATGAAAATTTCTCAACAGTTAACATGGGGATACGGCTGAGTTCTCAAAAGATGCTTTTTAGTTGAACCACTCCGGAACACAGAGATCTTGAAAGCGCAGAAATCATGGATGGGAATTTAGGGCTCAGGGGAAATGGTCGGTGGCGGGAACGGTTGTGTCAAATACGATGCAAAAGTCGAAGTCGGTGGGGCGGCAGTCGATGGGCTTTTCGACCACTATCTCGGCATCTGCTACGTAAAGCGAACCTCCAAGTTCACGGCCCAAGACGAGCAAAACCTTTGTACGATCAGCGATCAAGTAAACATTTCTCTCGCTCATTTTCATTCTTCTTTGAACAAAAAGTGACATCAAATCAATACCCACTCCAGAATTTGGCAAGAAAAAGGGATTTAGCAAGTCAGATTGCAGTATGCTTAGTTCCTAGAGAACCCAAAATTAGTTTTCTGCATGTGATTTTGTTTGATTATGCCCAATATTGAGccctcccaaaaaaaaaaaaaaggaacttCATAGAACTGCATTCAAAAACTGATTTGTCCCAAGTGATTTGATTACTGGAATGGGGCAACTCAACTGTCACCAACCTGACTATAAAACTAAATTGGAAATGAAGAAGGGTTGCCTATTGAAATCTGGCTAAATCCATAGCATTTAGTTAGTCCCTTTGCTTTCATGAATCTCCTTACCTCTTCTACAGCATGCCAGTTTTTTGATTCCGCGAAAATCCCACTCAGCGAAGTATGGTTGGCAGCATTTCCAGGTTCTGATTCTATAAGTTGGCGTGCTAGTATTTCAGCAATTTCTGATCTCCCATGAGTTTTGCAAGCTGAAACCAAAGAGCTCCATATTGATGCACTAGGTTTCAAGGGCATTGTTCGCACAATATCAAAAGCATCATCGATTTTCCCCGACTTTCCAAGAAGATCAATTAGGCAAGCATAATGTTCTATAGTAAGTAgaatttttccttcttttttcacATTATCAAATATCTGTTTCCCCTCTTCGACGAGGCCAGCATGGTTGCAAGCTGATAAAATGGCAATTAAAGTAATTGCATCTGGTTCAACAAGCCTGtcttgcatttcatggaagaaAGACAAAGCTTCCTTACCATAACCGTGCAAGCCATAACCCGCAATCAACGTACTCCATGACACTGAATCTTTTATATGCATCTCCTTGAAAATTTGATGCGAAGCCACCAGACAGCCACACTTTGCATACATGTTTATAAGTGCATTCCCAATAAAAACATCAAAATTCAAGCCACATTTCACAATGTATCCATGAGTCGCATTTCCAAGCTCAAGTGCTGTTTTAGTTGTGCAGGCAGTGATCACTGCCAATAGAGTCACGGAATTTGGTCCAATACCTTCTTCTCTCATCCGCTTAAAGAGATTTATAGCTTCAACACTGTGTCCACTTCGAGAATAGCTCCCAATAATTGAACTCCAGAGCACGACATCTTTGACTTCTGATCTCTCAAAAATAAGCTTGGCAGGCTGCATTGATTTTCCACTTATGCAGTACATATGAATAAGAGAAGATAAAAAATGACGATCCGAATCGAACCCCTGACGAATTGCATATCCATGAATTTCTTTTCCATGCTTAATACAACCCAACTCAGCACATGCTGGTAACGACGCAATCAATGTTACTCTATTAGGTTTAACCCCATTAATTTGCATTGCTCGAAAACAATCAACGGCCATACCATGGTCGAAATTTGCAATGCACCCTGATACCATCGCAGTCCAGGAAATCTCATTTTTCACCTCCATTCGATCAAACACGCGTAAAGCCATGGAAGAGTAACCACACTTAAAATACCAGTCAACTAAAGAAGTTAGAACAAAAACCTCTTCCTGGATCCTCTCATCAACAATAACGAGAGCATGAATGATTCTTCCAAGTTTCAAATCTCCAAAACGTACAGAGAGCGATATAAAACTAGCAAGCAACTCAGATTTTGGCACAAAACCAAGTCTATACATTTCCTTAAACAATTCAAACGCTTTGGTGATACGGCCCTTTTGTACACAGCAATTTATGATAGAATTCCAAGAGATACTATCTCTCGAAGGCATTGCATCGAACGCTTTAAGTGCGAGTTCAACGTCTGAAGATTTAGCATAAAAGGGCATGAGAGCATTAGAAATAACGGGATCAGAGAGAAACCCTGATTTAAGAACGACACAGTGAAGTTGAAGGCCATAATGATGGTAGTGAGAGGAAGAGCAGGCTTTGAGTAGTGAAGGGAGGATAAAGGCGTTGGCTTGGACACCTGCGCGATGGAACTCTTGTGTATAGAGTACAAGTGTTTGGCCATAGAGTCCCCTTGAGATCAAATCTTTGATTTTGCAGTGGATAGTTGAATTTGATTCTGCGGAGTGTAGAGTTGATGTAAAGCGTCGGCTTAGAAGATAGAGGGGCGATATAGATTTTGATTTCGGCCATTTCAATTTCATGGATAGAGTGACAGTGAAACATCGAGACGTACTATTTGCTATTCAGGGTCACCgcttttaaaaatatgatatatttCCCCTCgttgatttttatcaaaatattaataaattaattttataaaataaaatcatttattgagttttttaataaaaacaaaataaaatttttttaaaattatggctCCTTTATACATCATTGTTTTGtatgttattaaaattattctaatCATGATCtaaatatgttaaaattaaaacatttttataataatatattaaaaaatatttcttacatctctaattaataatatcaaataaatcatttattgagttttttaataaaaacaaaataaaatttttttaaaattatggctCCTTTATACATCATTGTTTTGtatgttattaaaattattctaatCATGATCtaaatatgttaaaattaaaacatttttataataatatattaaaaaatatttcttacatctctaattaataatatcaaataaatttatatataacaaaattaaGCCATaccaaatattattattattattttcaattctATTCTAAACAGTAAACGAAAATCACGATTCTAAATAagctttaaaaaataatatgtgaacaataaataaaaatcatggTTCTCaatgattttcttttaaaaataaaatagttgcaataaaaaattattttttaattgaaaattttcattttaaaaaaataaatttaaattatttttttatataatgattTATTCTACACTGATCATTcatttgaattattattatgcGTGATTGTGTAATGTTTTGGGAGTTCTTATCTTCGGCAAATTGaagttatttataaaattaatggtgttaaaaaattatttgaaaaaataatagtaaatacTTAAATATTCTTTCAATAAATTTCCCGGAGCACAATTCATTCAAAGAAACATTGTATTATTCTCCAGGAACCACTTCAATTTGTGGTGTgtcaataaaagaaagagaccAAAAAATAACAAATCCCAAAGATGTGTCGAGTTAGACACAACACCACCAACTCAATTCAATCGTCGCCGTCGTCTTCATCCTCAGGAAAACGCAGGTGCCTCCCTTTAGGAGTTGGCAGACCCTTCAAGTGAAGAACATTTGGTGTTGAAAGGCAGCGTCTTCTaccacttcttcttcttcaactacCTCATCATCACTGTTGTATCTAAATCTTGTATGCTTCCCTCTGAATTTAGCAGCCATTGTATTATTCTCGCTAAACCTTATCTTGCCAATACCTTCACACAGTGCATCAACCAAACCTCCATCATCACCGTCTTCATAATCATAAGGGTCGTAatattcttcctcttcttcttcttcttcttcttcatgggTGCTTGCATTAACCAGAATGGACCAGTTAGAAGCGCTGTCATCATCTGATGTCAGTGACTTGTCTACTTCGCGAGTGGTCACCACAGAGGGGCATTCTGACGATGCATCAGTGATTTCAGATTTCTCAGAAAAGTCCAGCATTAAAGACCTTGTTAGACTCTTTTGAGATTCAAGACCCTCCTTCTTCCCATCAAAGATATCACTCACCACCTGCAAAATTAGCCATCAAGAATACGTCACCAACAAGAACCCAGATAATTTTCAGTTTCGTATTCACCAACAAGGTAAAATAACCAAACCTGACAAAAAAGCAATGGTTCTTCAACTACCGACAAAGGAGTAGTGCAGTCAATGCCTCCATCAGCTTCAGAGAGATTAGGGACTTGTGGCGTATTAACCGGAGTCGGAGCAAGAAGTCCCATTGGAGAATTAGCAAATCCTTGAATACGAAGAAAGGGACGGTTCTCTAATGCGACCTTTGACAGCTCTGCCTCTTCTTCAACTTTCTGCAAGAGGGTCTTCACTTGACCCCTAAGCTTTGCCTCACCAGAGCCGGGTGTATAGTTGATCTTGACTCTATTGCTTCTCTGCTTGGCTATGGCTGATGCCGGGGTCTCTAAGCTACCCATAGCAACTCCAACAATTGGTGAATCGTTTGTTATATCAATAAGCGCAGAGCGATCTTGTTGCTGTTTTCCACTTCTTGTTGATTTTGAAACACCTTTCTCGGAATCTTCGATCCTACCTGAAATAGAATACCAGAAACAAATTAAGCTTTGTTAACCCAATCGCACCAAACAAAACATGATCGGTTCAAAGAGAGTGAAAGATTTGAATCTTTCTTGAGTAGAACAAGAAATCAAATTCACTGACTTGAAATAGGAATGTTGTTATCGTTGTTATTAAGAGCAGCCAGAGTCTGCGACCTTGTCTCTCTTTTGGTTGATGATGGAGTCTCCATTGAAATTAAATCAAGAAGATAATGAAAGTGAGAGATGCGAGAAAGCAAATTCAAAGCGAAAAGAAAAGCGTGTCTTTTTCTTTTGGGGGGGGCAAAGTTCAGAGGGGTTTATAAAAAGGGCAATTTGGCAGCGGAGGCTTAAACGGTCACATTACCGTTGGAGCGCAAGCAAAAGGAAATATAGAATAAGTAGCCAAATAGAAATAAAGAATAACTAGCCGTTAGGGTTTTAATTGTCTGTGATCTTATATTTTGTACAgtttcttaataataataataataacaataataatgaaAAAGCAGTATTTAAGAAATAATTATTAGAATATTAAAGTGTTAAATCTCATATTAATTTTGCAGTGTAATATGCcgctttttcaaaattaatttgtaaactAATTTTTAGAatgagttaaatttaatttaaatttaatatatgatattaaaatttttcataaatatttcacactctaatataattttataattttaaataaaaaaaatattgaattttatattaatttaaactcATTTTTAGAATTAGATCCATCACAAATTTAATATCTAGATGgcatataatcaatttataatttaaattgttttttattaaatacaaaAGAAAGATTGAATAACTTGTATGGAGACTTAGTATACAGTTGTCTTTTGTgtcttttttataaaataattaaaaaataatgaatgccagtaaagaaattaatttaatttttgaaaaaaaataaaattaatgtctGCAATGACtgcattttttaaaagaaaaaaaaaaggtcaaaATGAATTGTATCTTGAATTATTATATcttattttagaaattatattcAATTATATCTTTTATAGTGTAGAGACAAAATActgtatttaattaaattaaattaaatttttataaaattttaatttcgaaTGAGAGAATTAAATTGGAAGAAGAAAATACATGGCACTTGACTAGactcataaaaaattttaatttgtcaaGTTCAGTCAACTGAGGAGCTCGCCACATTGACTGATTTTCCCATACTTTGAATGCATTAGGAGAGTAGTGGATCCCACACACAAGAATTTTTTCAAGTACTCCTATcaaatttttatgataatattttctcaacataatattacacatttttaaaatttatggatGTGACAAAAATATGGGCGAAACTATTAACCTCACGAGGGACATATATTGAAATCACATCAGTTACTATAGCAGGGAGATGTAAAACATCCGAGACACATGAGGCATGATAGGGAGAAATAACGGCACCCTTTGTTAAACCATGCAAGCTATCAGTTTCCATTTGAGAAGCTCTAAAGCCAGCTGCCTAATGAGAATGCCAAAAGGAACAGCTTATATTTCTGACAAATCAAAATCTCAGTGAGCCAAGAACTATAAAGTACAAAAGTCAATGcaatcttaattatttgtattttaaaaaattaataattataacttattatttttaaagtgaAATTATTGTGTAAATAATTTAAGAAGTGCATTAATCTAATCTTGTATTTACCCACCATATGGCCCAAATGGTGCGACTTGCATGGCCTATCTAGCCATGGGCCATAGGCCCATTTTTGTTTTGGCAACTGGATTCCTCCAAAATATCATGAAGAAAAAAGCCCACATGACTTGCAAAGAGAGCAGCCGATGATGTCTCCGCCAGTTATTCGGGGGATGGCAAGAAGGAAAGAGCAGAGATGGAAGGTAGAGAATGAAGAACGCCTGAAATCCATATGGTTTTTCTTCGAGAATTAAGCATTTTGTTCCATGATTTTGATGATGGAAATTTCAATAAGGTTAAACTTGTATATGGGTCTCCCATATGAATAAAATCCCTTGGCTAATGGACCAACTCAGGTTAGACTTGATTACTCATCTTTGATTCCATTCTCAGTCTAAGATCCGATCTACATggaagaaaatttatttaataaggaAAAATTTTATGACATGGCACAAATGAGACCGCATCATTTTGTCATATACATAGATACTTCCTTAGCTAAATGACATCAAAGGCAAGCTATAATAAAAGTGAAGTGAGATAGTGCATCTCCttaatttcttattaatttaagattaaagaaaagaaaagaaaaggcaaGAAAATCTCAGTACAACCAATAATGTTGATTTATTTGACAAAACACAGACAGAAGTAAAGATCATAGATGAATAGAAGGGCATTATAAAGATGAAGTTCAAGGACATTTGCGAAGTTGTTGACGAGTGGTAAGATTAGCATAGCAAGGACAAAACTCAAGGTTGCCATAAGTCCCTGGAGGCACACAGTTGCACTTGGCGCAGCAGCTCCCACAAGCCCTTTTGCACAGTCGAGGCCTTTTTGACATTTTACACCTTCCCTCGCATGCCACTCCACAATCTACTTATATACATTACTTCATTAATATAAAGATTCAACAGAAAGAGCCATATATACAGAGATCTGAAAATGATAGATTTGTATACCTATGGAATGGGTTGAAGGGGACGGTGCAGGCGCAATAGCTCCATTGATGCTAATCTGCAAATTACACACACTTTAATTTCTATCTCTTCCGGTTCTTGCTTATTATCCAAGCAACataagtaaaaattaattaagatgcGGAGATGTATTAGAATTACCGTTTCTTGAGCTTCTGCGAGATGGAGAAACAGAAGAGAGACAAGAAGAAGTGAAGCATTAACTGCGTATCTGGAAAATGCCATATATGCTATGTAGGTATagaaaggagaagaaagaaACTAGAGATATAACAGAGCAAGCATGAATGCGAAATGAAGAAGATGAGAGAGAATTTATAGTAGCCAGAGAAGAGAAGGTTGCTTGGCATTGGCAATAATGGAA
This is a stretch of genomic DNA from Manihot esculenta cultivar AM560-2 chromosome 2, M.esculenta_v8, whole genome shotgun sequence. It encodes these proteins:
- the LOC110609999 gene encoding WEB family protein At3g51220 → MDKEEGKLVVMGRAEIDTRPPFRSVKDAVMLFGERVLAGEIANKLKKIEASESGHSHSRMGALTAELEETKLGLQKAREEAELMANCMRSLREELEQAKKELRWLKAKEMFKKQPIIIDDPEIEDLKFIENATKMEMKNRTIDYDNDDDDDDAEFGKKRYVKFASPPSLARIIVTKEETPSTKKTMKKSLVPILGWLRISSKKGNQEAESPRN
- the LOC110608173 gene encoding pentatricopeptide repeat-containing protein At4g31070, mitochondrial; this translates as MKLKWPKSKSISPLYLLSRRFTSTLHSAESNSTIHCKIKDLISRGLYGQTLVLYTQEFHRAGVQANAFILPSLLKACSSSHYHHYGLQLHCVVLKSGFLSDPVISNALMPFYAKSSDVELALKAFDAMPSRDSISWNSIINCCVQKGRITKAFELFKEMYRLGFVPKSELLASFISLSVRFGDLKLGRIIHALVIVDERIQEEVFVLTSLVDWYFKCGYSSMALRVFDRMEVKNEISWTAMVSGCIANFDHGMAVDCFRAMQINGVKPNRVTLIASLPACAELGCIKHGKEIHGYAIRQGFDSDRHFLSSLIHMYCISGKSMQPAKLIFERSEVKDVVLWSSIIGSYSRSGHSVEAINLFKRMREEGIGPNSVTLLAVITACTTKTALELGNATHGYIVKCGLNFDVFIGNALINMYAKCGCLVASHQIFKEMHIKDSVSWSTLIAGYGLHGYGKEALSFFHEMQDRLVEPDAITLIAILSACNHAGLVEEGKQIFDNVKKEGKILLTIEHYACLIDLLGKSGKIDDAFDIVRTMPLKPSASIWSSLVSACKTHGRSEIAEILARQLIESEPGNAANHTSLSGIFAESKNWHAVEEVRRFMKAKGLTKCYGFSQISIGNPSSFPI
- the LOC110608601 gene encoding uncharacterized protein LOC110608601 — encoded protein: METPSSTKRETRSQTLAALNNNDNNIPISSRIEDSEKGVSKSTRSGKQQQDRSALIDITNDSPIVGVAMGSLETPASAIAKQRSNRVKINYTPGSGEAKLRGQVKTLLQKVEEEAELSKVALENRPFLRIQGFANSPMGLLAPTPVNTPQVPNLSEADGGIDCTTPLSVVEEPLLFCQVVSDIFDGKKEGLESQKSLTRSLMLDFSEKSEITDASSECPSVVTTREVDKSLTSDDDSASNWSILVNASTHEEEEEEEEEEYYDPYDYEDGDDGGLVDALCEGIGKIRFSENNTMAAKFRGKHTRFRYNSDDEVVEEEEVVEDAAFQHQMFFT
- the LOC110609901 gene encoding snakin-2; the protein is MAFSRYAVNASLLLVSLLFLHLAEAQETISINGAIAPAPSPSTHSIDCGVACEGRCKMSKRPRLCKRACGSCCAKCNCVPPGTYGNLEFCPCYANLTTRQQLRKCP